The following proteins are encoded in a genomic region of Calditrichota bacterium:
- a CDS encoding thymidine phosphorylase — protein MTARDIISRKRDGHKLTREEIDYFVRGYVKGRIPDYQMAALLMAIFLRGMDTQETAWLTEIMLHSGEVLNFANVPGPKVDKHSTGGVGDKVSLVLAPLVAAAGVKVPMISGRGLGHTGGTLDKLEAIPGLRTDLEPEALAEQLQEVGLFIAGQTARLVPADRRMYALRDATATVDSIPLVTASILSKKLAEGIDGLVLDVKTGKGAFFQEHEQAEALARSLVSTAQEHSLPTVALLTSMEQPLGHMVGTWLETKEAILCLRGEGVPDVMEVTLALGAVMLLLAGRCSSWDEAYGRLRQVLASGEAYERFLRMVEAQGGDRAVIDDPDSYPAPRCEGEVHSLREGFVSAIDARAVGEAVCLLGGGRQVVEDAIDYNAGVVLHKKVGEPVHVGDVLASLYSNKSTALDEAARIVREAFRISAEQVSPPPLIQALIDEHGARPWPEASFAKFHKGEEQ, from the coding sequence ATGACCGCCCGCGACATCATCAGCCGCAAACGAGACGGCCACAAACTCACCCGCGAGGAGATCGACTACTTTGTCCGGGGCTATGTCAAAGGTCGTATCCCTGACTACCAGATGGCTGCCTTGCTAATGGCCATTTTCCTGCGCGGCATGGACACCCAAGAGACCGCCTGGCTCACCGAGATCATGCTGCATTCTGGAGAGGTGTTGAACTTTGCCAATGTCCCGGGCCCCAAAGTGGACAAACACAGCACCGGCGGCGTGGGCGACAAAGTGTCGCTGGTGTTAGCCCCACTGGTGGCTGCCGCCGGCGTGAAAGTTCCGATGATTTCGGGACGAGGGTTGGGACACACAGGCGGCACCTTGGACAAGTTAGAGGCCATCCCTGGTCTTCGTACTGACCTCGAACCAGAAGCTCTGGCCGAGCAACTGCAGGAGGTGGGGCTGTTTATCGCCGGACAAACTGCTCGCCTGGTGCCAGCCGACCGCAGAATGTATGCCCTGCGCGACGCCACAGCCACGGTTGACTCCATCCCCCTGGTGACGGCCAGTATCCTCAGCAAGAAGCTGGCGGAGGGGATAGACGGCCTTGTCCTGGATGTGAAGACAGGCAAGGGCGCTTTCTTCCAAGAGCATGAACAGGCGGAGGCACTGGCGCGCTCCCTGGTATCGACGGCACAGGAACACAGCTTGCCGACGGTGGCGTTGCTCACCAGCATGGAGCAGCCTTTGGGCCACATGGTCGGCACCTGGCTGGAGACGAAGGAAGCCATTCTTTGCTTACGGGGAGAAGGGGTCCCAGACGTGATGGAAGTCACCCTCGCGCTGGGGGCCGTCATGCTGCTGTTAGCGGGGCGCTGCAGTTCGTGGGACGAAGCGTATGGGAGGCTGCGCCAGGTTCTGGCCAGCGGGGAGGCCTATGAGCGGTTCCTCCGCATGGTGGAGGCGCAAGGGGGCGACCGGGCCGTGATCGATGATCCCGACTCATATCCAGCGCCGCGTTGCGAAGGGGAAGTGCATAGCTTGCGCGAGGGCTTTGTGAGTGCCATCGATGCGCGAGCCGTTGGGGAGGCTGTCTGTCTGCTGGGCGGCGGACGACAGGTGGTGGAGGATGCCATCGACTACAACGCCGGAGTGGTTTTGCACAAGAAAGTGGGTGAACCCGTGCATGTGGGAGATGTGCTTGCGTCTCTTTACTCCAACAAAAGCACAGCGCTCGACGAGGCCGCCCGCATAGTGCGCGAGGCGTTCCGCATCTCCGCGGAGCAGGTCTCTCCGCCCCCTCTGATTCAAGCGCTGATCGATGAGCATGGTGCCCGTCCCTGGCCAGAGGCGTCATTCGCCAAATTCCATAAGGGAGAAGAGCAATGA
- a CDS encoding GNAT family N-acetyltransferase, with protein sequence MQNAVFLRGERVHLRPVDLDADLELFYRGENDPVVRDALFLAFPETREALRARLSRQLESREAILFTICSNEPPQAVGVTAFFRVDYVSRAAVFYLALLDPSAWSKGYGGEATRLMVDYAFATLNLHRIQLHVCAENAPAIRIYEKAGFVKEGVLRQAMYRRGGYVDFWVMGILREDWQK encoded by the coding sequence ATGCAAAACGCGGTCTTTCTGAGGGGCGAGCGAGTCCATCTCAGGCCGGTTGACCTTGATGCCGACCTGGAGCTGTTCTATCGCGGGGAGAATGACCCCGTGGTGCGGGATGCCTTGTTTCTGGCCTTTCCTGAAACGCGCGAGGCACTGCGGGCGCGCCTCAGCCGTCAGCTGGAGAGCCGCGAGGCGATTCTGTTCACCATTTGCAGCAATGAGCCGCCTCAGGCGGTGGGGGTCACGGCCTTTTTCCGCGTGGACTATGTGAGCCGCGCCGCTGTCTTCTACCTGGCGCTGCTTGACCCCAGCGCTTGGTCGAAGGGCTATGGCGGCGAGGCAACGCGGCTCATGGTCGACTATGCGTTTGCCACCTTGAATCTCCACCGTATTCAGCTGCATGTCTGTGCAGAAAACGCGCCAGCCATTCGCATCTATGAGAAGGCCGGTTTCGTGAAGGAGGGCGTATTGCGTCAGGCTATGTACCGGCGCGGCGGGTACGTGGATTTCTGGGTGATGGGCATCCTGCGGGAGGATTGGCAGAAGTAG
- a CDS encoding NfeD family protein has protein sequence MNHGAWLIWLFLAALFVVAEIFTSGFFIILFAAGALVAAVLAYVGLGPAWQWGAFVVTSAALVPLSRRLARRVTRSQSPGIGADRLVGQTGLVVQEVDNVKNTGMVRVAKEEWRASSADDEMLPAGTRVEVLRVEGAHLVVRKKQNGR, from the coding sequence ATGAATCACGGTGCGTGGCTCATTTGGCTGTTTTTGGCCGCGCTCTTCGTGGTGGCCGAGATATTCACCTCAGGCTTCTTCATCATCCTGTTCGCGGCGGGCGCACTGGTGGCTGCGGTGCTGGCCTACGTCGGCCTTGGTCCGGCCTGGCAGTGGGGGGCCTTCGTGGTGACCTCCGCGGCGTTGGTACCCCTTTCCCGCAGGTTGGCCCGCCGCGTGACGAGATCGCAGAGCCCAGGTATCGGGGCAGATCGGTTAGTGGGGCAGACCGGCCTGGTCGTGCAGGAGGTGGACAATGTGAAGAACACCGGCATGGTGCGCGTGGCCAAAGAAGAATGGCGCGCCAGCAGCGCCGATGACGAGATGCTCCCTGCCGGCACAAGAGTTGAGGTGCTGCGCGTGGAGGGCGCGCATCTGGTCGTCCGGAAAAAGCAGAATGGGAGGTGA
- a CDS encoding sodium:solute symporter → MTSLFAPLDWLWLLLFTLLMVVCGVFFYRLGKRSQSDFFLAGRGLPWWLPASSVYATHTATDTPIWIGGVIYKYGLAGLWYTFFCAWAAVSAFVSARIFRRSLAYSQAEWQSLRFGGLGSEMLRGWVAGWQVFMNMFILGWVGIAMGKLCNVFFGWPLWVGLVTFSSVCVIYVLAAGYWGVVMADFQQGVIAFIMITMVSAWGVAAAGGPRTIVKRLQGMNSSCTWTVPEVREPVATGCVRVKDAATEEVLASCQGSFVVVPRGEMSPQGPANQRAKAALYEEAAPGQVLYPAVNDTVCAGEAINIVWAPQRARRLVKVEASLDGGLTWQTVEQSHYQGQRWRLNPLSFTGMFRGQFPVAWFITMLVVALLGGFGMGTSIDWYTEAQRIQSARTVRDASYSIWAGTLATLIRNAMWAVAVLGFFVLFPHIAAQKDYEMSWYIIGFKYLPVGMVGFFFAGILAIHLSTISTHLNLGAMYATRDFYHHYVNPQASERRLVWVGRIATLVVLGGSFVFGLIIGEEITAWLIFALWIMAAGVWLPNILQVIWWRFNSWGYLSAWVANLGLSWLVVWVLPRFGVIPELPDYLQFWSLIVLNALIYVPVTLLTKPEDMDHLVKYYVMSRPIGFWGPVKREALRRGLL, encoded by the coding sequence ATGACGAGTCTCTTCGCCCCCTTGGATTGGCTTTGGTTGTTGCTCTTCACCCTCCTGATGGTAGTCTGCGGGGTTTTCTTCTACCGACTTGGCAAGCGTTCGCAGTCCGATTTTTTTCTGGCTGGTCGGGGATTGCCATGGTGGTTGCCTGCCTCTTCAGTCTACGCTACCCACACCGCTACCGACACACCCATCTGGATTGGTGGCGTCATTTACAAGTATGGCCTGGCAGGGCTTTGGTACACCTTCTTCTGCGCGTGGGCGGCGGTCAGTGCTTTCGTTTCCGCGCGGATCTTTCGCCGTTCGCTGGCCTATAGCCAGGCGGAGTGGCAGAGTCTGCGCTTCGGTGGGCTGGGCAGCGAGATGTTGCGCGGGTGGGTAGCCGGCTGGCAGGTCTTCATGAACATGTTCATCCTCGGCTGGGTCGGCATTGCCATGGGCAAGCTGTGTAACGTCTTCTTCGGCTGGCCACTCTGGGTTGGGCTCGTTACGTTCTCGTCGGTGTGTGTCATCTACGTGCTGGCCGCAGGCTATTGGGGGGTGGTCATGGCAGATTTTCAGCAGGGGGTTATTGCGTTTATCATGATCACCATGGTGTCTGCCTGGGGAGTTGCGGCAGCCGGCGGGCCGCGCACTATCGTCAAGCGGCTGCAAGGCATGAACAGCAGTTGTACCTGGACGGTACCGGAGGTGCGCGAGCCGGTGGCAACGGGCTGCGTGCGTGTCAAGGACGCAGCGACGGAGGAGGTGCTTGCTTCCTGCCAGGGCAGTTTCGTGGTTGTGCCCAGAGGGGAAATGAGCCCACAAGGCCCAGCCAATCAGCGGGCCAAGGCGGCGCTTTACGAGGAGGCTGCGCCTGGTCAAGTGCTCTATCCTGCGGTGAACGACACCGTGTGCGCAGGCGAGGCCATCAACATTGTCTGGGCTCCGCAGCGCGCCCGTCGCTTGGTGAAAGTGGAAGCGTCCTTGGACGGTGGGCTCACTTGGCAGACGGTGGAGCAGAGCCACTACCAAGGCCAGCGCTGGCGGCTGAATCCATTGAGCTTCACCGGCATGTTCCGCGGACAGTTTCCGGTGGCGTGGTTCATCACCATGTTGGTGGTGGCACTCCTGGGGGGTTTTGGCATGGGTACCAGCATCGACTGGTACACGGAGGCGCAACGCATCCAGTCGGCAAGAACCGTGCGCGACGCCTCGTACTCCATCTGGGCAGGCACGCTGGCCACGCTCATCCGCAACGCCATGTGGGCGGTGGCCGTACTCGGCTTCTTCGTGCTCTTCCCGCACATCGCGGCGCAAAAGGACTATGAGATGAGCTGGTACATCATCGGCTTCAAGTACCTGCCGGTGGGAATGGTGGGCTTCTTTTTCGCCGGGATTCTGGCCATCCACTTGTCGACCATCTCCACGCACCTGAATCTGGGCGCCATGTATGCTACGCGCGACTTTTACCACCACTACGTCAACCCGCAGGCGAGCGAGCGGCGGCTAGTGTGGGTAGGACGCATTGCCACGCTCGTCGTCCTGGGAGGCTCCTTCGTCTTCGGCCTCATCATCGGCGAGGAGATTACGGCGTGGCTAATCTTCGCCCTGTGGATCATGGCGGCGGGCGTATGGTTGCCGAACATCCTCCAGGTCATCTGGTGGCGATTTAATTCGTGGGGATATCTGAGCGCTTGGGTGGCCAATTTGGGCTTGAGCTGGTTGGTGGTCTGGGTGCTGCCACGCTTTGGGGTCATCCCTGAGCTGCCCGACTATTTGCAGTTTTGGTCGCTGATCGTCCTCAATGCCCTCATCTACGTGCCGGTCACCTTGCTGACCAAACCCGAGGACATGGACCACCTGGTGAAGTATTACGTGATGTCGCGGCCAATCGGCTTCTGGGGTCCTGTCAAGCGCGAGGCGCTGCGTCGAGGCTTGCTGTGA
- a CDS encoding SPFH/Band 7/PHB domain protein, which yields MTVLFVLAALVVFIIAATGIKIVRPWEKGLIERLGKYQRTADSGLTVIIPFLEKMIKVDMREQVVDVPPQAVITKDNVVVQVDAVVYYEVTDPVKVTYNVSNFYIAATKLAQTNLRNLVGDLALDESLTSREVINTKLRQILDDATDKWGTRVTRVELQRIEPPADVTEAMHRQMKAERERRAMILEAEGQKRSAILRAEGEAEAIKKVADAQRYQKVTVAQGEAEAIETVFGAIHRGQPTKDLIAIRYLEALQKIADGQATKIFLPYEASGVLSSIAGVAEILKERVAGQPPAK from the coding sequence ATGACTGTTCTCTTCGTCCTCGCGGCGTTGGTCGTGTTCATCATTGCGGCCACCGGCATAAAGATCGTCCGTCCTTGGGAGAAGGGGCTCATCGAGCGCCTCGGCAAGTACCAGCGCACCGCCGATAGCGGGCTCACCGTGATCATCCCTTTTCTGGAGAAGATGATCAAGGTGGACATGCGCGAGCAGGTGGTCGATGTGCCGCCTCAAGCAGTGATTACCAAAGACAACGTCGTCGTCCAGGTGGATGCCGTTGTCTACTACGAAGTGACCGACCCAGTGAAGGTGACCTACAACGTTTCGAACTTTTACATCGCTGCCACCAAGCTGGCCCAGACCAACCTGCGTAATCTGGTCGGCGACCTGGCTCTGGACGAGTCGCTCACTTCGCGTGAGGTGATCAACACCAAACTGCGGCAGATCCTCGATGACGCCACCGACAAGTGGGGGACGCGCGTTACCAGAGTCGAATTGCAGCGCATCGAGCCGCCTGCCGACGTCACCGAGGCGATGCACCGGCAGATGAAGGCGGAGCGTGAACGACGCGCCATGATCTTGGAAGCGGAAGGCCAGAAGCGGTCGGCCATCCTCAGGGCAGAGGGCGAAGCAGAGGCCATCAAGAAGGTAGCCGACGCTCAACGCTACCAGAAAGTCACCGTGGCCCAGGGCGAAGCCGAGGCAATCGAGACGGTGTTCGGCGCCATCCACCGCGGCCAGCCTACCAAGGATCTCATTGCCATCCGCTACCTGGAAGCACTGCAGAAAATAGCCGACGGCCAGGCGACCAAGATCTTCCTGCCGTATGAGGCCTCCGGAGTGCTGAGCAGCATCGCCGGGGTGGCAGAGATTCTGAAGGAAAGGGTTGCCGGTCAGCCGCCGGCAAAGTAA
- a CDS encoding Na+:solute symporter: protein MAEQAANALEMTTRFSFARQLTLLDWGIIVAFLVLSVLIGLYFSRRGTRTMADYFASGQGVPWWLLGTSMVATTFAADTPLAISGLVVKQGIWGNWFWWSQVPMFVIGVFFFSRLWRRARIITDTELVSLRYSGRPARILRGFRALYFALPYNCLIMGWVNLSMTKIMGLTFNIPKNIAVPACILITMLYSAVSGLWGVLVTDFFQFFLAMGMTIFLAIYAVAHVGGMGTLLSELPRLYGPQKAASMLSVVPSTASGQDFSIFLLYILLLWWTVGNTDGGAYFAQRMISAKNERHAFLGYLWFNIAHFCLRPWPWIVVGIVAAVRFPGIINPHTNAPDPEVGYIAVMLDLLRPGLLGLMLASFLAAFMSTIATQINWGASYLVNDFYRPFVRRHANERHYVVMGVLATALMAILGGAVTFLMNDIFKAWLLFSAIVAGIGIVYICRWYWWRVNAWSEMSAILAILAVVALVLFVPNVTTVRLVLQTAVGLTLAVLAWFVLTKPGEAQENWGGVVAALLSGFVALWVVSKFTLPARQFPWTLLYTVPVSLVVWLTTTLVTKPVDMANLLEFYRRVQPGGPGWKKVAAMAQGPPAQESVAESLFNRRNVLGALLGIVAVYAALMGIGKLVLGATAIGLALLALTAVCFWGVARLLAHERWAEPVR, encoded by the coding sequence ATGGCAGAACAAGCCGCCAACGCGCTGGAGATGACCACTCGTTTCTCCTTTGCCCGGCAACTCACTCTGCTGGACTGGGGGATCATCGTCGCTTTCCTTGTGCTTTCGGTGCTGATAGGGCTCTACTTTTCCCGGCGGGGCACGCGTACCATGGCCGACTACTTTGCCTCGGGCCAGGGTGTGCCATGGTGGCTGCTGGGCACGTCGATGGTCGCCACGACTTTCGCCGCCGACACGCCACTGGCCATCAGCGGACTTGTGGTGAAGCAAGGCATCTGGGGGAACTGGTTCTGGTGGTCGCAGGTGCCCATGTTCGTCATCGGGGTGTTCTTCTTCTCGCGGCTGTGGCGACGGGCGCGCATCATCACCGACACCGAGCTGGTGAGCCTGCGCTATTCCGGTCGACCGGCGCGCATCCTGCGCGGCTTCCGCGCCCTCTACTTTGCCCTGCCGTACAACTGCCTGATCATGGGGTGGGTCAACCTGTCCATGACCAAGATCATGGGTCTCACCTTCAACATCCCGAAGAACATCGCCGTGCCGGCGTGCATCTTGATTACCATGCTCTACTCGGCCGTCTCGGGCCTGTGGGGGGTGTTGGTGACCGACTTTTTCCAGTTCTTCTTGGCCATGGGGATGACTATCTTTCTGGCGATCTACGCCGTCGCCCACGTTGGCGGGATGGGCACGCTGCTCAGCGAGCTCCCTCGGCTGTACGGGCCTCAGAAGGCGGCCTCCATGCTCAGCGTCGTCCCCTCCACTGCCAGTGGCCAGGACTTTTCCATCTTCCTTCTCTACATTCTGCTCCTCTGGTGGACGGTGGGCAACACCGATGGCGGGGCCTATTTTGCCCAGCGGATGATTTCCGCAAAGAACGAGCGCCACGCGTTTCTGGGTTACCTGTGGTTCAACATCGCCCACTTTTGCCTGCGTCCTTGGCCGTGGATTGTGGTGGGCATCGTGGCCGCGGTGCGCTTCCCGGGCATCATCAATCCGCATACGAACGCGCCTGACCCGGAGGTGGGGTACATCGCGGTGATGCTGGACCTCCTGCGGCCGGGCCTTTTGGGCCTGATGCTTGCCTCGTTTTTGGCGGCCTTCATGTCCACCATCGCCACGCAGATCAATTGGGGTGCTTCCTACCTGGTCAACGACTTCTACAGGCCCTTCGTGCGGCGGCACGCCAACGAGCGTCACTACGTGGTGATGGGCGTGCTGGCCACTGCCCTCATGGCGATTCTCGGCGGCGCGGTGACCTTTCTCATGAACGACATCTTCAAGGCGTGGCTGCTGTTTTCGGCAATCGTCGCGGGGATCGGCATCGTGTACATCTGCAGGTGGTATTGGTGGCGAGTAAACGCCTGGTCGGAAATGTCGGCCATCCTCGCCATCCTGGCGGTGGTAGCGTTGGTGCTGTTCGTGCCCAACGTGACCACCGTGCGCCTGGTGTTGCAAACGGCGGTCGGGCTGACCCTGGCGGTGCTGGCGTGGTTCGTTCTGACCAAGCCAGGCGAAGCCCAGGAAAACTGGGGAGGCGTTGTCGCTGCGCTGCTCTCGGGATTCGTCGCCTTGTGGGTAGTGAGCAAGTTCACGCTGCCAGCCCGGCAGTTCCCCTGGACGCTGCTCTACACAGTCCCTGTGTCGCTCGTCGTCTGGCTCACCACCACGCTTGTGACCAAGCCCGTGGACATGGCCAATCTGCTGGAATTCTACCGGCGGGTGCAGCCAGGAGGCCCCGGGTGGAAGAAGGTCGCCGCCATGGCCCAGGGACCACCAGCGCAGGAGAGTGTCGCCGAGAGCCTTTTCAATCGCCGCAATGTGCTTGGCGCCCTCCTGGGCATAGTGGCAGTGTACGCGGCACTCATGGGCATTGGCAAGTTGGTCCTGGGAGCGACTGCGATAGGCCTGGCTCTTCTCGCGTTGACGGCGGTGTGTTTCTGGGGGGTGGCCAGGCTATTGGCGCACGAGCGATGGGCAGAGCCGGTTCGGTAG